A single genomic interval of uncultured Cohaesibacter sp. harbors:
- the paaN gene encoding phenylacetic acid degradation protein PaaN has protein sequence MTNFYNRHHALLTDAVSALKSREFWTPFPEIPSGRFYGESAREDGQAAFDRLIGHRFALPDHPETNRVGMEESPWGLPLKINYPTAEVSDLIAASKASAGEWAEASPEVRVGVLLEALVRLNAMSFLMGHAVMHTTGQAFPMAFQAGGPHSQDRGLEAVAAAWVEMNATVREATWEKPQGKQASIILEKRWKLVPRGLALVIGCNTFPTWNGYPGIFASLATGNTVIVKPHPAAILPLALTVRVLREVLVEAELPADVVLLAADEPGQEMTQELVESGAFSLIDYTGSSVFGAWLRKHAGKAQVFSEETGVNSITITGCSDFKGMCNNIAFSLALYSGQMCTSPQNIYIPSAGIDSDEGPKSFDDVAKGIAFAVDKLLSDGERASGICGTIANPATLARVAVSRGIGRIVRDSGETGIGRSATPLLLALDGEEEGAEQEECFGPVSFFIPCDSASDAITRASTIARQKGAITAALYATDQDLIATAEDSFGHAGVNLSVNLTGNIFVNQSAAFSDFHVTGANPSGNACLTDTAFVASRFRRVMIRWPKVA, from the coding sequence ATGACTAATTTTTACAATCGCCATCATGCGTTGCTGACTGACGCTGTTTCTGCACTGAAATCGCGGGAATTCTGGACTCCGTTTCCGGAAATCCCCAGCGGCCGTTTTTATGGGGAGAGCGCTCGCGAAGATGGTCAGGCGGCCTTTGATAGACTAATTGGTCATCGTTTTGCTCTGCCCGACCATCCGGAAACCAACAGGGTCGGCATGGAAGAATCTCCGTGGGGATTGCCGCTCAAGATCAATTATCCCACGGCTGAAGTGTCGGACCTGATCGCGGCGTCAAAGGCCTCTGCGGGTGAATGGGCCGAAGCCAGCCCGGAGGTGCGGGTCGGGGTTCTGCTCGAGGCGCTGGTGCGGCTGAATGCCATGAGCTTCCTGATGGGGCATGCGGTGATGCATACTACCGGGCAGGCATTTCCGATGGCCTTTCAGGCTGGCGGTCCGCATTCACAGGATCGCGGGCTGGAGGCGGTTGCCGCTGCGTGGGTTGAGATGAACGCGACCGTGCGCGAGGCGACATGGGAGAAGCCGCAGGGCAAGCAGGCCTCCATCATTCTGGAAAAACGCTGGAAACTGGTGCCGCGCGGACTGGCGCTGGTCATTGGCTGCAACACCTTCCCCACCTGGAATGGCTATCCGGGGATTTTTGCCAGTCTGGCTACGGGTAATACGGTCATTGTCAAGCCGCATCCGGCGGCAATTCTGCCCCTAGCCCTTACCGTCAGAGTTTTACGCGAAGTGCTGGTGGAAGCCGAGCTTCCGGCCGATGTGGTTCTGCTTGCTGCCGATGAGCCGGGGCAGGAGATGACGCAAGAGCTCGTGGAAAGCGGCGCCTTTTCCCTGATTGATTATACCGGTTCCTCGGTTTTTGGCGCTTGGCTGCGCAAGCATGCGGGCAAGGCGCAGGTCTTTAGTGAGGAGACTGGTGTCAACTCCATTACGATCACCGGGTGTAGCGATTTCAAGGGCATGTGCAACAACATCGCCTTTTCGCTGGCGCTTTATTCAGGACAGATGTGCACTTCGCCGCAGAATATCTACATCCCGTCAGCTGGCATAGACAGTGATGAGGGCCCCAAGAGCTTTGATGACGTGGCCAAGGGTATCGCCTTCGCTGTCGACAAATTGCTGTCTGATGGGGAAAGAGCTTCGGGGATATGCGGCACCATTGCCAATCCGGCGACCTTGGCGCGGGTGGCTGTGTCTCGCGGGATCGGGCGTATTGTTCGCGATAGTGGCGAGACGGGAATTGGACGCAGCGCAACGCCGCTATTGTTGGCTCTTGACGGGGAAGAAGAGGGGGCGGAGCAGGAGGAGTGCTTCGGGCCAGTGTCATTCTTCATACCATGTGACAGCGCATCCGATGCCATCACGCGCGCATCCACCATAGCCCGGCAGAAAGGGGCGATTACCGCTGCTCTGTATGCCACGGATCAGGATTTGATCGCAACTGCCGAGGATTCATTCGGGCATGCCGGTGTCAATCTGTCCGTCAATCTGACCGGCAATATCTTCGTTAATCAATCGGCGGCTTTTTCCGACTTTCACGTTACTGGCGCCAATCCCTCGGGCAATGCCTGCCTGACGGATACAGCCTTTGTCGCGTCGCGTTTCCGGCGCGTCATGATCCGTTGGCCCAAGGTCGCTTAA
- the paaG gene encoding 2-(1,2-epoxy-1,2-dihydrophenyl)acetyl-CoA isomerase PaaG: MNISETVLSDLKNGVLKLTLNRPDKLNSFNEEMHLALRAQMERAHSDAEIRAVLLTGAGRGFCAGQDLGDRDPRKGGAKPDLGQTLETYYNPTLRLIRSLEKPVLCAVNGVAAGAGANIALACDIVLAAKSAKFIQAFSKIGLIPDAGGSWSLTRILGEPRAKALAMLATPLPAEQAADWGLIWKAVDDKALMDEAGAMAEQLAAGPTVGLGLSKRLIQSASDQPLDTHLDMERDCQRTAGETDDYAEGVAAFLEKRPANFKGC, from the coding sequence ATGAACATATCCGAGACCGTGCTGTCGGATCTGAAAAATGGCGTGCTCAAGCTCACGCTCAACAGACCGGACAAACTGAACTCATTCAACGAAGAGATGCATCTTGCCTTGCGGGCACAAATGGAACGTGCCCACTCGGATGCAGAAATCCGCGCCGTTCTGCTAACAGGCGCCGGACGCGGCTTTTGCGCCGGCCAGGATCTGGGAGACCGCGATCCACGCAAGGGAGGAGCCAAGCCGGATCTCGGACAAACGCTTGAAACATATTACAATCCAACCCTGCGCCTGATCCGCTCGCTGGAAAAGCCCGTGCTCTGCGCAGTCAATGGCGTTGCCGCTGGCGCAGGAGCCAACATTGCTCTGGCCTGTGACATCGTTCTGGCTGCGAAATCGGCAAAATTCATTCAGGCTTTTTCCAAGATTGGCCTTATTCCCGATGCCGGTGGAAGCTGGTCTCTCACCCGCATTCTGGGCGAACCGAGGGCCAAGGCGCTGGCGATGCTGGCAACTCCTCTTCCTGCGGAGCAAGCCGCCGACTGGGGCCTGATCTGGAAGGCTGTGGATGATAAAGCGTTGATGGACGAGGCGGGGGCCATGGCCGAGCAGCTTGCCGCTGGCCCTACCGTTGGTCTGGGCCTTAGCAAACGCCTCATCCAGTCTGCTTCCGATCAGCCCTTGGACACACATTTGGACATGGAACGCGACTGCCAGCGCACCGCTGGCGAGACCGACGACTATGCCGAAGGGGTCGCAGCCTTTCTGGAAAAGCGCCCAGCCAACTTCAAGGGGTGCTGA
- the paaI gene encoding hydroxyphenylacetyl-CoA thioesterase PaaI: MDQMATMTPQELADACAQAMWDGDSTSQKLGMKLEHVAPGEAVLSMTVSEAMTNGHGNAHGGYLFTLADSAFAFACNTYNQITVAQNCTITFLAPGTLGDRLTASAHERSRSGRSGLYDVQVVREDGTIIAEFRGHARTVKGTLLSSQTVAKRDDV, from the coding sequence ATGGACCAGATGGCAACCATGACCCCGCAAGAGCTGGCCGACGCCTGCGCTCAGGCCATGTGGGACGGGGATTCCACCTCTCAAAAGCTCGGCATGAAACTGGAGCATGTGGCGCCCGGTGAGGCCGTTCTGTCCATGACGGTCTCCGAAGCCATGACAAATGGTCACGGCAATGCGCACGGCGGCTATCTCTTTACCCTTGCAGACAGCGCCTTTGCCTTTGCCTGCAACACATACAACCAAATCACCGTCGCGCAGAATTGCACCATCACCTTTCTTGCACCGGGCACCCTTGGCGATCGCCTGACGGCCTCCGCCCATGAACGATCCCGCTCGGGCCGTTCCGGTCTTTATGACGTGCAGGTGGTACGTGAAGACGGAACCATCATTGCAGAATTTCGCGGCCATGCCCGCACCGTAAAAGGGACACTGCTGTCGTCCCAAACCGTCGCCAAGCGCGATGACGTCTGA
- the paaK gene encoding phenylacetate--CoA ligase PaaK has product MNDLTPTKNLLDPIEVASRDEISALQYHRMRRSLAHAYENSPFYRKRFDEHGVHPSDLKTLADLSKFPFTQKTDLRDTYPFGMFAVPREKLVRIHGSSGTTGKPTVVGYTRKDIDVWADLVARSIRASGGRPGDIVHVAYGYGLFTGGLGAHYGAERLGCTVVPISGGMTERQVTLIQDFKPSIIMVTPSYMLSILDEFRRQGLDPRESSLKVGIFGAEPWTNSMREEIEQAFNMHAVDIYGLSEVMGPGVANECVETKDGLHIWEDHFYPEIIDPATGEVLPDGEMGELVFTTLTKEGLPMVRYRTRDLTRLLPGTARSMRRIEKITGRSDDMIILRGVNVFPTQIEEQILKCDGLTPHFQIELSRKDHKDTMVVHVEASTDHVSEDARKASAVELSHHIKSVVGVTVRIDVRDPQELARSEGKAKRVVDNRPKI; this is encoded by the coding sequence ATGAACGATCTGACACCAACAAAAAACCTTCTTGATCCGATCGAAGTCGCCTCGCGCGACGAGATTTCGGCTCTTCAATATCACCGTATGCGTCGGTCTCTAGCCCACGCCTATGAGAATTCCCCCTTCTATCGCAAACGTTTCGATGAGCATGGGGTCCATCCTTCTGACCTCAAAACCCTTGCGGACCTGTCCAAGTTCCCCTTCACTCAGAAGACCGACCTAAGAGACACCTATCCCTTCGGCATGTTTGCTGTTCCGCGCGAAAAGCTGGTGCGAATTCATGGCTCATCCGGTACCACGGGCAAACCCACAGTCGTCGGCTATACACGCAAGGATATCGACGTTTGGGCCGATCTGGTCGCCCGTTCGATCCGCGCATCCGGCGGACGCCCCGGCGATATCGTGCATGTTGCCTATGGCTACGGGCTCTTTACCGGCGGTCTGGGCGCCCACTATGGCGCGGAACGACTGGGCTGCACTGTGGTACCCATTTCCGGCGGCATGACAGAACGGCAAGTGACGCTCATTCAGGATTTCAAACCATCGATCATCATGGTCACGCCATCCTACATGCTCTCGATTCTCGATGAATTTCGCCGTCAGGGCCTAGACCCGCGTGAAAGTTCGCTCAAGGTCGGCATATTTGGTGCCGAGCCATGGACCAACAGCATGCGCGAAGAGATCGAGCAGGCCTTCAACATGCACGCCGTCGATATCTATGGCCTCTCCGAAGTGATGGGCCCCGGTGTTGCCAATGAATGCGTGGAGACGAAAGACGGCTTGCATATCTGGGAAGACCACTTCTATCCCGAGATCATTGACCCTGCCACTGGCGAAGTGCTGCCAGATGGCGAAATGGGCGAGCTGGTCTTCACCACTCTGACCAAAGAGGGATTGCCGATGGTGCGCTATCGCACCAGAGACCTGACCCGCCTCTTGCCCGGAACGGCACGATCCATGCGCCGGATTGAAAAAATCACCGGTCGCTCCGATGACATGATCATCCTGCGCGGGGTCAATGTGTTCCCAACCCAGATCGAAGAGCAGATCCTCAAATGCGATGGCCTGACGCCACACTTCCAAATTGAATTGTCGCGCAAGGATCACAAGGACACCATGGTTGTTCATGTTGAAGCCTCCACCGATCATGTCTCAGAGGATGCGCGCAAGGCCTCCGCAGTAGAGCTTTCCCACCACATCAAATCCGTGGTTGGTGTAACGGTCAGGATCGATGTACGCGATCCACAGGAACTTGCCAGATCCGAAGGCAAGGCCAAGCGCGTTGTCGACAATCGGCCAAAAATTTAA
- a CDS encoding TetR/AcrR family transcriptional regulator yields MARTRANDFEEKQHSLLLDAARVFATQGMEKASMSQIASAAGVSKSLLYHYYPSKDALIFEIVHSHLEELDQALTDADDPSLPPEERLEKLVKTVIEAYRGADDQHKVQLNASQALSAEQRAEIVKVERRVVKRFSNTLREIHPILDDPDRPLLMPVTMSLFGMMNWVYMWFKEDGPISREDYARLATVLILEGVKAVR; encoded by the coding sequence ATGGCCAGAACACGCGCAAACGATTTCGAAGAAAAACAACATAGTTTGCTGCTGGATGCGGCACGAGTCTTCGCAACGCAAGGCATGGAAAAAGCTTCCATGTCACAGATCGCATCCGCTGCTGGCGTGTCCAAGTCTCTGCTCTATCACTATTACCCATCCAAAGATGCGCTGATTTTCGAGATCGTACATTCTCATCTCGAAGAGCTGGATCAGGCCCTGACGGACGCAGACGATCCGTCCCTGCCGCCTGAAGAAAGACTTGAAAAGCTGGTCAAGACGGTCATAGAGGCCTATCGCGGCGCAGACGATCAACACAAGGTGCAGCTTAACGCCAGCCAAGCACTCTCAGCGGAGCAGCGCGCCGAAATCGTCAAAGTGGAGCGCCGCGTCGTCAAACGCTTTTCCAACACGCTACGCGAGATCCACCCGATTCTGGATGATCCCGACCGCCCATTGCTGATGCCTGTCACCATGTCTTTGTTCGGCATGATGAATTGGGTCTATATGTGGTTCAAGGAAGATGGCCCCATTTCCCGCGAGGATTATGCCCGTTTGGCAACCGTGCTCATTCTGGAAGGGGTAAAGGCCGTCCGCTAG
- the paaZ gene encoding phenylacetic acid degradation bifunctional protein PaaZ, with translation MKDETLSPRRLESYVIGAWRAGEGEGEPVANAATGAVHALIGTKGLDFRAALAWGRAVGGPALRAMTIHQRALMLKALGLKLMELKEEFYQESFATGATRSDAWPDIEGGIGTMLTFASKARREFPNARVLTEGPVETLARDASFMGQHILTPMEGVAIHINAYNFPVWGMLEKIAPSLIAGMPCLVKPASQTAYLTELVVRRMLETGLLPDGALQIVTGDPGDLLDHVTEQDVVTFTGSASTGQMLRSKPAIIANSVRFTMEADSLNASVLGADAGPGTPEFDLFVREVAREMTAKAGQKCTAIRRIMVPRSYETAFVEALTARLGKVPIGLPTDPSVRMGALVSLKDRETVRTRIAELTTEAELVVGDPETCPLVSGDGEKGAFMAPVLLRSANPQEGEAVHGIEAFGPVATLMPYDDPEEAIALCRKGRGSLVSSVFTDDGALAAKMVAGLASFHGRVMIGNRASAKSSTGHGSPLAPLVHGGPGRAGGGEEMGGMRGVKHFMQRTAIQGAPAMLSAVTGQWVDGAPVQHDVHPFRKSLAELEIGDQILTDARPVTQADVEHFAEFTGDTFYAHMDSAAAKANPFFEDRVAHGYLIASFAAGLFVDPEPGPVLANYGVDAMRFVMPVYFGDSLRVRLTCKEINPRENAEHGEVRWDCQVVNQKDEIVAHYDVLTMVAKNWPLSLSDAAE, from the coding sequence ATGAAGGACGAGACCCTGTCTCCGCGCCGTCTGGAAAGTTATGTTATCGGCGCCTGGCGCGCGGGTGAAGGCGAGGGCGAACCTGTTGCCAATGCCGCCACAGGCGCGGTGCATGCCTTGATAGGAACGAAGGGGCTTGATTTTCGTGCGGCTCTTGCATGGGGGCGTGCGGTGGGAGGTCCCGCTTTGCGAGCCATGACGATCCACCAACGCGCCCTGATGCTCAAGGCGCTTGGCCTGAAACTGATGGAGCTGAAGGAAGAATTCTATCAGGAAAGCTTTGCCACTGGGGCCACGCGCAGCGATGCTTGGCCCGATATCGAGGGCGGTATTGGAACCATGCTTACCTTTGCGTCCAAGGCGCGAAGGGAATTTCCCAATGCACGGGTGCTCACGGAAGGCCCTGTTGAGACTCTGGCACGGGATGCCTCCTTCATGGGGCAGCATATTCTGACGCCGATGGAAGGCGTGGCCATCCACATCAATGCCTATAATTTTCCGGTTTGGGGCATGTTGGAGAAAATCGCTCCCTCGTTGATTGCGGGTATGCCGTGTCTTGTCAAACCAGCCAGTCAGACGGCCTATCTTACAGAACTGGTGGTGCGGCGCATGCTGGAAACCGGTCTGCTTCCCGATGGTGCCTTGCAGATTGTTACCGGTGATCCGGGCGATCTGCTGGATCATGTGACCGAGCAGGATGTGGTGACCTTCACCGGTTCGGCCTCTACTGGCCAGATGCTGCGGAGCAAACCGGCCATCATTGCCAATTCGGTTCGCTTCACCATGGAGGCCGACAGTCTGAATGCATCTGTGCTTGGTGCGGATGCTGGGCCCGGGACACCGGAATTTGATCTGTTCGTGCGTGAGGTAGCGCGTGAAATGACCGCCAAGGCGGGGCAGAAATGCACGGCTATTCGCCGCATCATGGTGCCAAGATCTTATGAGACTGCTTTTGTGGAGGCACTCACCGCCCGGCTTGGGAAGGTGCCGATCGGGTTGCCAACGGACCCGTCCGTGCGTATGGGCGCGCTTGTTTCCCTCAAGGATCGCGAAACCGTTCGTACGCGCATCGCCGAATTGACGACCGAAGCAGAACTTGTGGTTGGTGATCCTGAAACCTGCCCGTTGGTCTCGGGCGATGGGGAAAAAGGCGCCTTCATGGCACCGGTTCTGTTGCGCTCTGCCAATCCGCAGGAAGGGGAGGCGGTGCATGGTATCGAGGCCTTTGGGCCTGTTGCAACGCTGATGCCTTATGATGATCCAGAAGAGGCCATCGCTCTTTGTCGCAAGGGGCGCGGGTCGCTTGTCTCCTCTGTCTTCACGGATGATGGAGCGCTGGCTGCAAAAATGGTAGCGGGGCTTGCATCATTCCATGGACGCGTAATGATCGGCAATCGTGCTTCGGCCAAAAGCTCGACGGGCCATGGCTCTCCGCTTGCGCCTCTGGTGCATGGTGGGCCGGGCCGGGCCGGCGGTGGCGAGGAAATGGGGGGGATGCGTGGTGTGAAGCATTTCATGCAGCGCACCGCCATTCAGGGCGCGCCAGCGATGCTATCGGCTGTCACGGGACAGTGGGTGGATGGCGCACCGGTGCAACATGATGTGCATCCGTTTCGCAAATCCCTTGCCGAACTTGAGATCGGGGATCAAATCCTCACGGATGCCCGCCCGGTTACGCAGGCTGATGTGGAGCATTTCGCCGAATTTACCGGTGACACCTTCTATGCGCACATGGATAGCGCTGCGGCCAAGGCAAATCCGTTTTTTGAGGATCGCGTCGCCCATGGATATCTCATCGCCTCCTTTGCGGCAGGTCTGTTCGTTGATCCCGAGCCGGGGCCTGTGCTGGCCAACTATGGTGTCGATGCTATGCGCTTCGTGATGCCGGTCTATTTTGGCGATAGCCTGCGGGTGCGCCTTACCTGCAAGGAGATCAATCCCCGCGAAAATGCCGAGCATGGCGAGGTGCGTTGGGACTGTCAGGTGGTCAATCAGAAGGACGAGATCGTGGCGCACTATGACGTGTTGACCATGGTGGCCAAAAACTGGCCCCTGTCCTTGTCTGACGCTGCGGAATAG
- a CDS encoding Phenylacetic acid catabolic protein has product MTSDAGLMPIDEYLAQGGKLTSPENVSPRYRAELLKLMSSFVDSELAGSAGFANAINWAPGIAQRIAACRITLEKAASAEKVLDLMEDFGTDKALYNRAHDWAARMPRDAAIDPCRQGGDMRLSVFHAPLVSWTDACVMNLLMGLATGIQLGELAQVSYSPLAEAIREIAPVEARHKEMGRVALEDICSTAEGRSEAAASIDYWYPRVAATFGVIGSERFERLHRKGLRHSTNEVLLDAWKKASNGEIAALGLS; this is encoded by the coding sequence ATGACGAGTGATGCAGGGCTGATGCCGATTGATGAGTATCTCGCGCAAGGGGGGAAGCTCACCTCGCCGGAGAATGTATCCCCACGCTATCGTGCCGAGCTTTTGAAGCTGATGTCGTCCTTTGTCGACAGCGAATTGGCTGGCTCTGCCGGTTTTGCTAACGCCATCAATTGGGCTCCGGGTATCGCGCAGCGGATAGCGGCCTGCCGGATCACTCTTGAGAAGGCAGCCAGCGCGGAAAAGGTGCTCGATCTCATGGAAGATTTCGGCACTGATAAGGCACTCTATAATCGTGCCCATGATTGGGCGGCCCGCATGCCGCGTGACGCTGCCATAGACCCTTGCCGCCAAGGGGGCGACATGCGCCTGTCGGTTTTTCATGCGCCGCTTGTTAGCTGGACGGATGCCTGTGTGATGAACCTGCTGATGGGGCTGGCAACGGGCATCCAGCTTGGAGAGTTGGCTCAGGTTTCCTACAGCCCGCTCGCCGAAGCGATCCGGGAGATTGCCCCTGTCGAAGCGCGCCACAAGGAGATGGGGCGTGTTGCGCTGGAGGATATCTGCTCCACCGCCGAAGGTCGGTCTGAGGCCGCAGCCTCAATTGATTATTGGTATCCACGTGTGGCGGCGACCTTCGGTGTGATTGGCTCGGAACGGTTCGAGCGGTTGCATCGGAAAGGGTTGCGCCACAGCACCAACGAAGTGCTTCTGGACGCATGGAAAAAAGCTTCCAACGGCGAGATTGCAGCGCTCGGGCTGAGCTAA
- the paaE gene encoding 1,2-phenylacetyl-CoA epoxidase subunit PaaE, with product MSRFSSLEVTDVRRETRDAVVLTLKPDPADAEAFAFTQGQYLTFRRMFDQEELRRSYSICAGLDEGCLKVGIKRVEGGAFSTWANEELKVGDHIDAMPPAGRFFTQIDPAAEKNYLAFAGGSGITPVLSIIKTVLAREPKSNVTLVYANRQMSSIMFREELEDLKNMYLGRLSVIHILKSEGQEIDLFTGRIDDEKLDALFNLWIEADSVDTAFICGPEPMMLTIAENLRKHGISDEQIKFELFATSQPGRARKQVVSKKASVTRNSCAVSVTLDGATRSFTMPKDGNSILEAAITNNMDAPFSCKAGVCSTCRARVLEGEVEMAVNHALEDYEVKAGYVLSCQCAPVSDKVVLSYDE from the coding sequence ATGTCACGATTTTCATCACTTGAAGTGACCGATGTGCGTCGCGAAACCCGCGATGCCGTGGTTCTGACGTTAAAACCCGACCCTGCAGATGCGGAGGCTTTCGCCTTTACGCAAGGGCAATATCTCACCTTTCGCCGGATGTTTGATCAGGAAGAGCTAAGGCGGTCCTATTCCATCTGTGCGGGCCTTGATGAGGGGTGCCTGAAGGTTGGGATCAAGCGCGTTGAGGGGGGCGCTTTTTCTACCTGGGCCAATGAAGAGCTGAAGGTGGGCGACCATATAGACGCCATGCCACCGGCGGGTCGCTTCTTCACGCAGATTGATCCGGCTGCGGAAAAAAACTACCTCGCCTTTGCTGGAGGATCGGGTATTACGCCGGTTCTCTCGATCATCAAGACAGTCCTGGCTCGCGAACCGAAATCCAACGTCACGCTGGTTTATGCCAATCGGCAGATGAGTTCGATCATGTTCCGCGAGGAACTGGAAGACCTCAAGAATATGTATCTGGGGCGGTTGTCCGTGATCCATATTCTCAAGAGTGAGGGGCAGGAAATCGATCTCTTCACCGGCCGCATTGATGACGAGAAACTGGACGCTCTGTTCAATCTCTGGATTGAGGCCGACAGTGTGGATACCGCCTTCATCTGCGGTCCGGAGCCCATGATGCTGACCATTGCGGAAAATCTGCGCAAGCATGGTATTTCTGATGAGCAGATCAAGTTCGAGCTTTTTGCCACGTCTCAGCCGGGCCGGGCTCGCAAGCAGGTCGTTTCCAAAAAAGCGTCGGTCACGCGCAACAGCTGCGCGGTATCGGTCACCCTTGATGGCGCAACACGCAGCTTCACGATGCCCAAGGATGGCAATTCCATTCTCGAAGCGGCGATCACCAATAACATGGATGCTCCGTTTTCCTGCAAGGCCGGTGTTTGCTCCACCTGTCGGGCCCGTGTGCTGGAGGGCGAGGTCGAGATGGCTGTGAATCATGCGCTGGAAGATTATGAGGTGAAGGCTGGCTATGTGCTGTCGTGCCAGTGTGCGCCGGTATCGGATAAGGTGGTGTTGAGCTATGACGAGTGA
- the paaD gene encoding 1,2-phenylacetyl-CoA epoxidase subunit PaaD translates to MVTQQNLSASIVQPSVDIVWSWLADVPDPEIPVVSVTELGIVREVRYEGETLVVAVTPTYSGCPATAVIDLAIEEKLREKGINQLRLERRLSPPWTSDWIARDARDKLRAFGIAPPIDGTASSGVMAARARRMSGKSNLVVECPRCASTNTERVSQFGSTPCKASWRCKDCLEPFDYFKCI, encoded by the coding sequence ATGGTCACTCAGCAAAACCTATCCGCTTCTATTGTGCAGCCCTCGGTCGATATCGTCTGGAGCTGGTTAGCTGATGTACCGGATCCGGAAATTCCGGTCGTTTCAGTCACCGAGCTAGGGATTGTTCGAGAGGTCCGCTATGAGGGCGAAACGCTTGTTGTCGCCGTCACACCGACCTATTCGGGATGTCCGGCAACAGCGGTGATCGATCTCGCCATCGAGGAAAAGCTGCGTGAAAAGGGCATTAATCAACTGCGTCTTGAACGGCGTCTGTCGCCCCCATGGACCAGTGACTGGATAGCTCGGGATGCGCGCGACAAGCTGCGTGCCTTCGGGATCGCTCCGCCGATCGATGGCACTGCGTCCAGTGGTGTTATGGCCGCACGAGCGCGCCGCATGAGCGGCAAGAGCAATCTGGTGGTGGAGTGCCCGCGCTGCGCTTCGACCAACACGGAGCGTGTCAGCCAGTTCGGGTCCACTCCTTGCAAAGCCTCGTGGCGCTGTAAGGACTGTCTGGAACCCTTTGACTATTTCAAATGCATCTAA
- the paaC gene encoding 1,2-phenylacetyl-CoA epoxidase subunit PaaC, which translates to MSVGAMEKAATGAVLNPVEDRFVSDDALAPAFFECLCRMGDSALVLGHRVSEWCGHAPALEEDIAMANTALDLIGHTQMWLGLAGEVEGKGRDADALAYLRDALQFRNLLLCELPNGDMGVTIMRQFLFDARHYALLMRLTSSASPRVAEIAAKAVKEASYHLERSSDLVVRLGDGTDESHRRMQAALDQLWPYVDEMFVTDAVDKAMAKAGIAPEPSELKAEWEETVRSVLAEAMLDMPGPAGFAQTGGVIGRHTEHLGYILAEMQFLQRAYPGARW; encoded by the coding sequence ATGAGTGTGGGAGCTATGGAAAAGGCTGCGACCGGGGCCGTGCTGAACCCGGTCGAGGACCGGTTTGTCAGCGATGATGCGCTGGCGCCCGCCTTCTTTGAATGTCTATGTCGCATGGGGGATAGTGCTCTGGTGTTGGGGCACAGGGTGTCTGAATGGTGCGGGCATGCCCCTGCACTTGAAGAAGACATCGCCATGGCCAATACGGCGCTGGACCTGATTGGCCACACCCAGATGTGGTTGGGGCTTGCTGGCGAGGTCGAAGGCAAGGGGCGAGATGCGGATGCGCTGGCCTATCTGCGCGATGCGCTGCAATTCCGCAATCTGCTGCTCTGTGAGCTGCCCAATGGCGACATGGGCGTGACGATCATGCGTCAGTTCCTGTTTGATGCTCGTCACTATGCCCTGTTGATGCGGCTTACCAGTTCGGCCAGTCCAAGGGTTGCCGAGATTGCGGCCAAGGCCGTCAAGGAAGCCAGTTATCATCTGGAACGCTCCTCGGATCTGGTTGTCCGGCTGGGGGATGGCACGGACGAGAGCCATCGTCGTATGCAGGCTGCCCTTGATCAACTCTGGCCTTATGTGGACGAGATGTTTGTTACCGATGCGGTGGACAAAGCCATGGCCAAAGCGGGCATAGCGCCGGAGCCTTCGGAGCTGAAGGCCGAATGGGAGGAAACTGTGCGCTCGGTGTTGGCGGAGGCCATGCTTGATATGCCGGGGCCAGCAGGCTTTGCCCAAACCGGTGGCGTCATTGGGCGTCATACGGAGCATCTGGGCTATATTCTGGCTGAAATGCAGTTTCTGCAGCGGGCCTATCCGGGCGCACGTTGGTAG
- the paaB gene encoding 1,2-phenylacetyl-CoA epoxidase subunit PaaB: protein MSRKEWPLWEVFIRGQHGLNHRHVGSLHASDAEMAIHHARDVYTRRKEGVSIWVVKSNDITASSPSEKGPLFDPAESKAYRHPTFFDIPDEVGHM from the coding sequence ATGTCTAGAAAAGAATGGCCGCTTTGGGAAGTGTTTATCAGAGGGCAGCACGGACTCAACCATCGCCATGTTGGCAGCTTGCACGCATCTGACGCCGAGATGGCAATCCATCACGCGCGCGATGTTTATACGCGCCGCAAGGAGGGCGTATCGATCTGGGTGGTGAAATCCAACGACATCACCGCATCGAGCCCGTCGGAGAAAGGGCCGCTGTTCGATCCGGCCGAGAGCAAGGCTTATCGCCATCCGACCTTCTTTGATATCCCTGATGAAGTGGGGCATATGTGA